One Frankia alni ACN14a DNA window includes the following coding sequences:
- a CDS encoding DUF3040 domain-containing protein — protein MPTPGRHPSAPWRVATTYALTGYLKRRGSGTREPRDEREDPTVADSQALDAPRPQGRRARRATVLVAGLALTGLVGLTAGCGSDGIDLPDPSASASLPTALPTALPTALPSGLPTALPTALPSSLSTSIPGVGKIDAVTGPAALRGTNVPAGFPVPPGATVKVGTTTGKSSTVTLSGVSSDKVAAFYRTALPPAGYRITSDVGIPGVARALAFTGHGVTGSLGAAGLGQSNAIAIVFTKS, from the coding sequence ATGCCGACTCCGGGCCGCCATCCATCGGCACCCTGGCGCGTCGCCACCACGTACGCCCTCACCGGCTACCTGAAGCGACGCGGCAGTGGGACCCGGGAACCGCGGGACGAACGGGAGGACCCCACCGTGGCCGACAGTCAGGCTCTCGACGCGCCGCGCCCGCAGGGCCGTCGGGCCCGTCGGGCCACGGTGCTCGTGGCGGGGCTCGCCCTGACCGGGCTCGTCGGCCTGACGGCCGGCTGCGGCTCGGACGGCATCGACCTGCCGGATCCGAGCGCCAGCGCGAGCCTGCCGACGGCGCTGCCCACAGCCCTGCCGACCGCGCTGCCGAGCGGCCTGCCCACGGCCCTGCCGACCGCCCTGCCCAGCTCGCTGTCGACCTCCATCCCCGGGGTGGGGAAGATCGACGCGGTGACCGGACCGGCCGCGCTGCGCGGCACCAACGTCCCCGCGGGCTTCCCCGTGCCGCCCGGCGCGACGGTGAAGGTCGGCACCACCACCGGGAAGAGCTCGACGGTGACGCTGTCGGGGGTGTCCAGCGACAAGGTGGCGGCGTTCTACCGCACGGCGCTGCCACCGGCCGGCTACCGGATCACCTCGGACGTCGGCATTCCCGGCGTCGCGCGCGCGCTGGCCTTCACCGGGCACGGCGTCACCGGGAGCCTCGGCGCCGCGGGCCTCGGCCAGTCCAACGCGATCGCCATCGTCTTCACCAAGAGCTGA
- a CDS encoding adenylate kinase family protein: MRKFVIMGVQGSGKGTQATMLARDFDLVHISVGDVFRWNVQNHTKLGAQVKRTVAAGHLVGDDLVESVVRTRLADHDWNYGFIIDGFPRNARQAEFFLESYDIDGVIYLDLPDDEVYRRVLARRLCSRCGLDYNLIASRPVMPDTCDVCGARLRRRADDNPQALAVRLRDYHEKTQPVMEIFQRKEFVAVVDARREPRAVQTEIRGYFNLPDLAPAAV; the protein is encoded by the coding sequence GTGCGCAAGTTCGTCATCATGGGAGTGCAGGGCAGCGGCAAGGGAACCCAGGCGACGATGCTGGCACGGGATTTCGACCTCGTCCACATAAGCGTCGGCGACGTCTTCCGCTGGAACGTACAGAATCACACGAAGCTGGGCGCCCAGGTGAAGCGGACGGTCGCCGCCGGCCACCTCGTCGGCGACGACCTCGTCGAATCGGTGGTGCGCACCCGGCTGGCCGACCACGACTGGAACTACGGCTTCATCATCGACGGATTTCCCCGCAACGCGCGGCAGGCGGAGTTCTTTCTGGAGAGCTACGACATCGACGGGGTCATCTACCTGGACCTCCCGGACGACGAGGTCTACCGGCGGGTGCTGGCCCGCCGGCTGTGCTCCCGCTGCGGCCTGGACTACAACCTGATAGCGAGCCGGCCGGTCATGCCGGACACCTGCGACGTCTGCGGAGCACGGCTGCGCAGGCGCGCCGACGACAATCCCCAGGCGCTGGCCGTGCGACTGCGTGACTATCACGAGAAGACCCAGCCGGTGATGGAGATCTTCCAGCGTAAGGAGTTCGTGGCCGTCGTCGACGCCCGCCGCGAGCCGCGGGCCGTCCAGACGGAGATCCGCGGGTACTTCAACCTGCCGGACCTGGCCCCCGCGGCGGTGTGA
- the ppk2 gene encoding polyphosphate kinase 2, whose amino-acid sequence MAQGRHGGSTGDRADEGGGVAAGDDGSPQAAGPAGPAGTAGTAGTVAADPSTAAALAAGITPSRVSRKEYERELARLQTELVRMQEWIRHTGFRLVVVFEGRDTAGKGGTIKRILERLNARQCRVVALGTPTERERTQWYFQRYLAHLPAAGEIVLFDRSWYNRAGVERVMGFCTDDEYDDFLRTCPQLERALVRAGIVLVKYWLSLSDEEQERRFQERIDNPGKRWKLSAMDLQARARWVDFAAAKDEMFAYTDIREAPWHVVDADDKRTARLNLISHLLSVVPYGDVPHDRVVLPPRQEKAYQRPPIDSQTWVPRRYVRG is encoded by the coding sequence ATGGCACAGGGGCGGCACGGCGGATCGACGGGGGACAGGGCCGACGAGGGCGGCGGGGTCGCGGCCGGCGACGACGGATCGCCGCAGGCCGCCGGGCCCGCCGGGCCCGCCGGGACCGCCGGGACCGCCGGTACGGTGGCGGCCGATCCCTCGACCGCGGCGGCGCTCGCGGCGGGCATCACCCCGTCCCGGGTCTCCAGGAAGGAGTATGAGCGGGAACTCGCCCGCCTGCAGACCGAGCTGGTCCGGATGCAGGAATGGATCCGGCATACCGGCTTCCGGCTGGTGGTGGTCTTCGAGGGGCGGGACACCGCGGGCAAGGGTGGCACCATCAAACGCATCCTCGAGCGGCTCAACGCCCGCCAGTGCCGGGTCGTCGCGCTGGGCACGCCGACCGAGCGGGAACGCACCCAGTGGTACTTCCAGCGTTACCTGGCGCACCTGCCCGCCGCCGGCGAGATCGTGCTGTTCGACCGGAGCTGGTACAACCGGGCTGGGGTCGAACGGGTGATGGGATTCTGCACCGACGACGAGTACGACGACTTCCTGCGCACCTGCCCGCAGCTCGAGCGGGCGCTGGTCCGCGCCGGGATCGTCCTGGTGAAATACTGGCTCTCGCTGAGCGACGAGGAGCAGGAACGGCGTTTCCAGGAGCGCATCGACAATCCCGGAAAGCGGTGGAAGCTGTCGGCGATGGACCTGCAGGCGCGGGCCCGCTGGGTGGATTTCGCGGCGGCCAAGGACGAGATGTTCGCCTACACCGACATCCGGGAGGCGCCCTGGCACGTGGTGGACGCCGACGACAAGCGCACGGCCCGGCTCAACCTGATCAGCCATCTGCTGTCGGTCGTCCCGTACGGCGACGTGCCGCATGACCGTGTCGTCCTGCCCCCGCGGCAGGAGAAGGCCTACCAGCGGCCCCCGATCGACAGCCAGACCTGGGTGCCGCGCCGCTATGTGCGGGGCTGA
- a CDS encoding maleylpyruvate isomerase family mycothiol-dependent enzyme codes for MDHLALIETEGVALLATTSRHLDTPVPTCPGWSSRRLLRHAGRLLHSVSVVVSRGTAEPPPPNPPAPADDEGLVDYYRRSLDGLLDVLRETDPARPAWNHTGVAPPVAGFWRRRLAQELTVHRWDADNAVGAARPPAAEVAADGVDELLTILLPGGRARATSAAAAHGGVHVHLTDVEGEWLVALAGNDVTVTREHAKGDAALRGPAAAVLLALWGRLPFDSPDLAAYGDVALLPALHPGV; via the coding sequence GTGGACCATCTCGCGCTCATCGAGACCGAGGGCGTCGCGCTGCTGGCGACGACCAGCCGACATCTCGACACTCCCGTGCCCACCTGCCCGGGCTGGAGCTCGCGCCGCCTGCTGCGGCACGCCGGTCGCCTGCTACACAGCGTGAGTGTCGTCGTGTCGCGGGGCACGGCCGAGCCGCCGCCGCCGAATCCGCCCGCGCCCGCCGACGACGAGGGGCTGGTCGACTACTACCGGCGTTCCCTCGACGGCCTGCTGGACGTGCTGCGCGAGACCGATCCCGCCCGGCCGGCCTGGAACCACACCGGGGTCGCGCCGCCAGTCGCCGGGTTCTGGCGCCGCCGCCTCGCCCAGGAGCTCACCGTGCATCGCTGGGACGCCGACAACGCTGTCGGCGCCGCCCGCCCACCTGCGGCGGAGGTGGCCGCGGACGGCGTGGACGAGCTGCTGACCATCCTGCTGCCCGGCGGGCGCGCCCGGGCGACGAGTGCCGCAGCGGCGCACGGCGGCGTGCACGTCCATCTCACCGACGTCGAGGGAGAGTGGCTGGTCGCGCTGGCCGGCAATGACGTCACGGTGACCCGGGAGCACGCCAAGGGGGACGCCGCCCTGCGTGGCCCCGCCGCCGCGGTCCTGCTCGCCCTGTGGGGGCGGCTGCCGTTCGACAGTCCCGATCTCGCCGCCTACGGCGACGTCGCCCTGCTCCCGGCACTGCATCCCGGCGTCTGA
- a CDS encoding HAD-IIA family hydrolase produces MSERIIENYLIDMDGVLVHEEHPIAGADAFIAGVIAAGLGFLVLTNNSIYTARDLSARLSRSGLEIPPERIWTSALATALFLHTQRPGGSAYVVGEAGLTTALHDIGYVLSDSSPDYVVLGETRTYSFEAITRAVRLVRDGARFIATNPDPTGPSVEGLLPATGAVAAMITKATGVTPYFVGKPNPLMMRSALNTLSAHSETTVVIGDRMDTDVVAGLEAGMDTVLVLSGITTHADIERFPYRPSAVVDSIARVPVGRDVHTIDGALTGATRRPAPTAPADDTAPRHTTQS; encoded by the coding sequence ATGTCGGAACGGATCATCGAGAACTATCTCATCGACATGGACGGCGTTCTCGTCCACGAGGAACACCCGATTGCCGGGGCGGACGCGTTTATCGCCGGCGTCATCGCCGCGGGCCTCGGCTTTCTGGTGCTGACGAACAACTCGATCTACACGGCCCGCGATCTGTCGGCACGGCTGTCCCGCTCGGGCCTGGAGATCCCGCCCGAGCGAATCTGGACCTCCGCGCTCGCCACCGCGCTCTTCCTGCACACGCAGCGGCCGGGCGGCTCGGCGTATGTCGTCGGCGAGGCGGGGCTCACCACGGCGCTGCACGACATCGGATATGTGCTCAGCGACAGCTCCCCGGATTATGTGGTGCTCGGGGAAACCCGGACCTACAGCTTCGAAGCGATCACCCGAGCGGTCCGGCTGGTGCGCGACGGCGCCCGCTTCATCGCGACGAACCCCGACCCGACCGGTCCGTCGGTCGAGGGGCTCCTCCCGGCGACAGGTGCCGTCGCCGCCATGATCACCAAGGCGACCGGGGTCACCCCCTACTTCGTCGGCAAGCCGAACCCGCTGATGATGCGCAGCGCCCTGAACACCCTGTCCGCGCACAGCGAGACGACGGTGGTGATCGGCGACCGGATGGACACCGACGTGGTCGCCGGTCTGGAGGCCGGGATGGACACCGTGCTCGTGCTCTCCGGCATCACGACGCACGCCGACATCGAGCGATTCCCCTACCGGCCGAGCGCGGTCGTCGACAGCATCGCCCGGGTCCCGGTGGGGCGGGACGTCCACACGATCGACGGGGCACTCACCGGGGCGACCCGCCGCCCCGCGCCCACCGCCCCCGCCGACGACACGGCACCACGGCACACCACCCAGAGTTGA
- the msrA gene encoding peptide-methionine (S)-S-oxide reductase MsrA: protein MFFGRHKTTLPTPEEALPGRDRPVFVGDSRHTVLGTSFTGPFPAGLDTAVFGLGCFWGAERAFWQVPGVYTTAVGYAGGSTPNPTYEEVCSGQTGHTEAVLVVFDPAKVSYAELLKVFWEGHDPTQGMRQGNDVGTQYRSAIYTTSDAQAAAADASRDGFEKVLQGAGYGPITTEIAPAGPFYLAEEYHQQYLSDAKNPYGYCGLGGTGLSCPVGVAGVGADREGSAGVA, encoded by the coding sequence ATGTTCTTCGGTCGCCATAAGACCACGCTGCCCACGCCCGAGGAGGCGCTCCCCGGCCGGGACCGCCCGGTTTTCGTCGGCGACTCCCGGCACACCGTCCTCGGTACCTCGTTCACCGGCCCGTTCCCGGCCGGGCTGGACACGGCCGTGTTCGGCCTCGGCTGCTTCTGGGGCGCCGAGCGCGCGTTCTGGCAGGTTCCCGGCGTGTACACGACCGCGGTCGGCTACGCCGGTGGATCCACGCCCAATCCGACGTACGAGGAGGTGTGTTCCGGCCAGACCGGGCACACCGAGGCGGTCCTGGTCGTGTTCGACCCGGCGAAGGTCTCCTACGCGGAGCTGCTGAAGGTGTTCTGGGAGGGGCATGACCCGACCCAGGGCATGCGCCAGGGCAACGACGTCGGCACCCAGTACCGCTCGGCGATCTACACGACGTCCGACGCGCAGGCGGCGGCGGCCGACGCGAGTCGGGACGGGTTCGAGAAGGTGCTGCAGGGCGCGGGCTACGGCCCGATCACCACCGAGATCGCCCCGGCGGGTCCGTTCTACCTCGCCGAGGAGTACCACCAGCAGTACCTGTCGGACGCCAAGAACCCCTACGGCTACTGCGGCCTCGGCGGCACGGGCCTGTCCTGCCCGGTCGGCGTGGCCGGGGTCGGTGCGGACCGTGAGGGTTCCGCGGGCGTGGCCTGA
- a CDS encoding PhoH family protein yields the protein MPRTHVVDTSVLLSDPGALLRFAEHNVVLPLVVIGELEGKRNHPELGWFAREALRLLDDLRIRHGRLDQPIPLAGGGTLRVELNHTDAAVLPPGFRVDTNDSRILCVAMNLAREGADVVLVTKDLPLRVKASVLGLPAEEYQALSPVDTGFSGMAELTVAQEDLDRLYSREYTEILEAADLPCHTGLVLTTAGGSASALGRVTADKQVRLVRGDRDAFGLHGRSAEQRVALDLLLDPDVGIVSLGGRAGTGKSALALCAGLEAVMERRAHRRVVVFRPLYAVGGQELGYLPGSENEKMAPWAQAVFDTLGALVSQEVIEEVVDRGMLEVLPLTHIRGRSLHDAFVIVDEAQSLERGVLLTVLSRLGQGSRVVLTHDVAQRDNLRVGRHDGVASVIETLKGHPLFAHVTLTRSERSPIAALVTTMLEDLVL from the coding sequence GTGCCACGAACGCATGTCGTCGACACAAGCGTGCTGCTTTCTGATCCTGGCGCGCTGCTGCGGTTCGCGGAGCACAATGTCGTGCTCCCCCTCGTCGTCATAGGGGAGCTGGAGGGCAAGAGGAACCACCCGGAGCTGGGCTGGTTCGCCCGGGAGGCCCTGCGCCTGCTGGATGACCTGCGCATCCGGCACGGTCGCCTCGACCAGCCCATCCCGCTGGCGGGTGGGGGAACGCTTCGGGTGGAACTTAATCACACCGACGCGGCTGTGCTTCCACCGGGGTTCCGGGTGGACACGAACGACTCGCGGATCCTGTGTGTCGCGATGAACCTCGCCCGCGAGGGCGCGGACGTCGTGCTGGTCACGAAGGACCTCCCGCTGCGGGTCAAGGCCTCGGTGCTGGGGCTGCCGGCGGAGGAGTACCAGGCGCTGTCGCCGGTGGACACCGGCTTCTCCGGCATGGCGGAGCTCACCGTCGCCCAGGAGGATCTCGACCGGCTCTACTCCCGCGAGTACACGGAGATCCTGGAGGCCGCCGACCTGCCCTGCCACACCGGCCTGGTGCTCACCACGGCGGGCGGCAGTGCCTCGGCGCTCGGCCGGGTCACGGCGGACAAGCAGGTCCGGCTGGTGCGGGGCGACCGGGACGCGTTCGGGCTGCACGGGCGTTCCGCGGAGCAGCGGGTGGCGCTCGACCTGCTGCTCGACCCGGACGTCGGCATCGTCTCGCTCGGCGGCCGGGCCGGCACCGGCAAGTCGGCGCTGGCCCTGTGCGCGGGCCTGGAGGCGGTGATGGAGCGCCGGGCCCACCGGAGGGTCGTCGTCTTCCGGCCGCTCTACGCCGTCGGCGGCCAGGAGCTCGGTTACCTCCCGGGTAGCGAGAACGAGAAGATGGCGCCCTGGGCACAGGCCGTGTTCGACACCCTCGGCGCCCTGGTCTCCCAGGAGGTGATCGAGGAGGTCGTCGACCGGGGGATGCTGGAGGTGCTCCCGCTCACCCACATCCGCGGACGGTCCCTGCACGACGCCTTCGTGATCGTGGACGAGGCGCAGTCGCTGGAGCGTGGGGTGCTGCTCACCGTGCTGTCCCGGCTGGGGCAGGGCTCCCGGGTGGTGCTCACGCACGACGTGGCGCAGCGCGACAACCTGCGGGTCGGTCGGCATGACGGGGTCGCGTCGGTCATCGAGACGCTCAAGGGTCACCCACTGTTCGCGCACGTCACGCTCACCCGCTCGGAGCGTTCGCCGATCGCGGCGCTCGTGACCACGATGCTGGAGGACCTGGTCCTCTGA